One region of Thalassophryne amazonica chromosome 16, fThaAma1.1, whole genome shotgun sequence genomic DNA includes:
- the LOC117527358 gene encoding hepatic leukemia factor-like: protein MNKKKKVFLFNVDSTFIDVILFSSLAAPSARDTPSPIDPESIQVPVTYDPDPADLALSSVPGQEMFDPRKRKFSAEELKPQPMIKKARKVFIPDDLKDDKYWARRRKNNVAAKRSRDARRLKENQIAIRAGFLEKENAALRMEVADLRKELGRCKNILAKYEARHGPL from the exons atgaacaagaagaagaaggtgTTCTTATTTAATGTGG ACTCCACATTTATTGATGTTATATTATTTTCTTCTCTCGCAGCACCTTCAGCCCGTGACACTCCGAGCCCCATTGACCCAGAATCAATTCAGGTCCCTGTGACCTACGATCCCGACCCAGCGGACCTGGCTCTGTCCAGTGTGCCcggccaggaaatgtttgaccccaGAAAACGCAAGTTCTCAGCCGAGGAACTGAAGCCACAGCCCATGATCAAAAAAGCCCGCAAGGTCTTCATCCCCGATGACCTAAAG GATGACAAGTACTGGGCCCGGCGCAGAAAGAACAACGTCGCAGCCAAACGCTCACGGGACGCCCGGCGGCTGAAGGAGAACCAGATCGCCATCCGTGCCGGCTTCCTGGAGAAGGAGAACGCTGCCCTCCGTATGGAAGTGGCGGACTTGAGGAAAGAGCTCGGCCGCTGCAAGAACATTCTGGCCAAATACGAGGCCCGACACGGACCCCTGTGA